One window from the genome of Deltaproteobacteria bacterium encodes:
- a CDS encoding ComEC family DNA internalization-related competence protein, translating into MRAALPLTTAAFAAGIAIGDAWPALAAAARFAAAACAALALVLAWRTRARSAALLALLAALSAGAALMGARARESLATLAQPRRDAVIEGHVARIEPRATHTRLVLERVAWVRPATPDGPRRMQLALDAGAAPPPLGATIRALVRTQTQRPGAANPGGFDAARALARRGVGASARAVDALLVQVVEAPRQSSLQVLAHARLSALARLQRAGRGGALLATLGLGDASALPDVDRRAWAALGIAHLLSVSGLHLRSPPAPRGRSRSRCSRARRA; encoded by the coding sequence ATGCGCGCGGCGCTTCCCCTAACGACCGCGGCGTTTGCCGCGGGCATCGCGATCGGCGACGCGTGGCCCGCGCTCGCCGCTGCGGCGCGCTTCGCGGCAGCCGCGTGCGCGGCGCTCGCTCTCGTGCTCGCGTGGCGCACTCGCGCACGCAGCGCGGCGCTGCTCGCGCTCCTCGCAGCGCTTTCCGCGGGCGCAGCGCTGATGGGAGCGCGCGCTCGCGAATCGCTCGCGACGCTCGCCCAGCCGCGGCGCGACGCCGTGATCGAGGGGCACGTCGCACGCATCGAGCCGCGCGCGACGCACACCCGGCTCGTGCTCGAGCGCGTCGCGTGGGTGCGCCCCGCGACCCCAGACGGCCCGCGACGGATGCAGCTCGCGCTCGACGCGGGGGCTGCGCCGCCGCCGCTCGGTGCAACGATTCGCGCGCTCGTCCGCACGCAGACTCAGCGCCCTGGCGCGGCGAACCCCGGCGGCTTCGACGCGGCTCGCGCGCTCGCGCGCCGAGGAGTCGGCGCTTCAGCGCGCGCGGTCGATGCGCTGCTCGTCCAGGTCGTCGAGGCGCCACGGCAGAGCTCGCTGCAAGTCCTCGCGCACGCTCGTCTCTCCGCTCTCGCGCGCCTGCAGCGGGCCGGGCGCGGGGGCGCGCTGCTCGCGACGCTCGGCCTCGGCGACGCGTCCGCGTTGCCCGACGTGGATCGCCGCGCGTGGGCGGCGCTCGGCATCGCGCACCTGCTCTCGGTCTCGGGGCTCCACCTGCGCTCGCCGCCGGCGCCG